One Serinus canaria isolate serCan28SL12 chromosome Z, serCan2020, whole genome shotgun sequence DNA window includes the following coding sequences:
- the LOC103825435 gene encoding LOW QUALITY PROTEIN: ketosamine-3-kinase-like (The sequence of the model RefSeq protein was modified relative to this genomic sequence to represent the inferred CDS: substituted 1 base at 1 genomic stop codon), which translates to MEDALKRAQGNAVLQPAGPSGRACISLGRSYDGPQPGVREEQLLGGVVVGWGSGVPGLGVWSCRERYPRVVPVRMWQQDQGDYCYEQKNLHLQNQQLREKMKKEESTVGKGQRQMEVQFVDQFGFHTVTYCVLVLQVNNWRSDWVSFFARXRIHPQMDLIERSSGDRESRELWAQLQEQIPSFFCGVEIVHSLLHGDLWRENVAEDDSGPIIFDPASFCHSEHDFAIAGMFGGFSSSFYSAYHSKIPGAAGFEKHLKIYQLFHYMNHWNHFGSVCEH; encoded by the exons ATGGAGGACGCGCTGAAGCGGGCTCAGGGCAAcgcagtgctgcagccagccgGGCCCTCGGGCAGAGCCTGCATCAGCCTGGGCCGGAGCTATGACGGACCGCAGCCTGGTGTTcgtgaggagcagctgctaGGGGGAGTTGTGGTTGGGTGGGGATcgggggtgccagggctgggcgTGTGGAGCTGTCGGGAGCGGTATCCCAGGGTTGTGCCAGTCCGCatgtggcagcaggaccagggcg ATTattgttatgaacaaaaaaatcttcaccTTCAGAACCAGCAACTTagagagaagatgaagaaagaagagagcaCAGTTG GTAAAGGACAAAGGCAAATGGAAGTCCAGTTTGTGGATCAGTTTGGCTTTCATACAGTTACCTACTGTG TCCTGGTCCTTCAGGTGAACAACTGGCGCAGTGACTGGGTGAGTTTCTTTGCCAGATAAAGGATCCATCCCCAGATGGACCTGATTGAAAGGAGCTCAGGAGACAGGGAATCAAGAGAACTTTGGGCACAGCTTCAGGAACAA ATACCCAGTTTTTTCTGTGGTGTAGAAATCGTTCATTCTCTCCTGCATGGGGATCTCTGGAGAGAAAATGTAGCTGAGGATGATTCTGGTCCGATTATCTTTGATCCAGCTTCTTTCTGCCATTCAGAGCATGATTTTGCAATAGCTGGGATGTTTGGTGGCTTCAGCAgttctttttattctgcttaTCACAGTAAAATCCCTGGAGCCGCAGGGTTTGAGAAACACCTGAAGATTTATCAGCTGTTCCACTACATGAACCACTGGAACCATTTTGGTTCAGT TTGTGAGCATTAG
- the RIOK2 gene encoding serine/threonine-protein kinase RIO2 isoform X1 — MGKLNVVMLRYLSREHFRVLTAVEMGMKNHEIVPASLIASIASLKHGGCNKILRELAKHKLLAYERTKTVQGYRLTNAGYDYLALKTLSFRQVISSVGNQMGVGKESDIYIVANEEEQQFALKLHRLGRTSFRNLKNKRDYHKHRHKMSWLYLSRIAAMKEFAYMKALHDREFPVPKPIDYNRHAVVMELVDGYPLCQVRQMEDPAAVYCELMDLIVKLANHGLIHGDFNEFNLILDNNDHATLIDFPQMMSTSHANAEWYFNRDVNCIKEFFKKRFNYESELFPTFKDIRRECSLDKEIAASGYVKEMQEDGELLYPTGSDEDDKTEVLELPEDAEKELNFFSKNEQNSEDFTCEVGDFSESRASDSAASSSEEEADTAKSRENTQGLNMAELSSALEEDEGPAVPWKSSEDAESSAFTSYKGKRLTENAAELEGQTGQGGCCEGKENEEECPELVSSSALSEEFSHYSSEECIVPIAGHRTRTKSVTSVRSVGSCSTIPPELVKQKIKRQLTKQQKSALKQRLQKGEANIYTKQRRENMHNIKSSLDAASFWG, encoded by the exons ATGGGGAAGCTGAACGTGGTGATGCTGCGGTACCTGTCCCGGGAGCACTTCAGGGTGCTGACCGCG GTGGAAATGGGCATGAAGAATCATGAAATAGTTCCTGCTAGCTTAATTGCTTCCATTGCCAGCCTTAAACACGGTGGCTGTAATAAAATTTTGAGAGAGCTGGCGAAGCACAAACTTCTGGCTTACGAACGAACTAAGA CTGTCCAGGGTTATCGGTTAACTAATGCAGGATATGATTACCTGGCTCTGAAAACTCTCTCATTCCGACAAGTCATCAGTTCTGTGGGGAACCAGATGGGTGTTGGAAAAGAATCAG ATATTTATATTGTTGCCAATGAAGAGGAGCAACAGTTTGCACTGAAATTGCACAGGCTGGGGAGAACCTCCTTTCGCAACCTGAAAAACAAACGTGACTACCACAAGCACAGGCACAAAATGTCCTGGCTGTACTTGTCCCGGATAGCAGCAATGAAGGAGTTTGCCTACATGAAG GCTTTGCACGACAGAGAATTTCCTGTTCCAAAACCCATCGACTACAACAGGCATGCAGTTGTTATGGAACTTGTTGATGGATATCCTTT GTGCCAGGTGCGCCAAATGGAAGATCCTGCTGCTGTATACTGTGAATTAATGGACCTGATTGTAAAACTTGCCAATCATGGTCTGATCCATGGCGATTTCAATGAGTTTAATCTCATCTTGGACAATAATGACCATGCCACTTTGATTGATTTCCCTCAGATGATGTCAACATCACATGCAAATGCTGAATG GTATTTTAACAGAGATGTTAACTGTATTAAGGAGTTCTTCAAGAAACGCTTCAACTATGAGAGTGAGCTCTTCCCAACCTTCAAAGACATCAG GAGAGAGTGTTCTCTTGATAAAGAGATTGCTGCCAGTGGCTATGTGAAGGAGATGCAGGAAGATGGTGAACTGCTTTACCCCACAGGTTCTGATGAGGATGACAAAACAGAGGTGTTAGAACTTCCAGAGGATGCTGAGAAAGAGCTCAACTTCTTCAGCAAAAATGAACAGAACAGTGAAGACTTCACATGTGAAGTGGGTGATTTCTCTGAAAGCAGAGCCTCTGACAGCGCTGCaagcagcagtgaggaagaggCTGATACAGCTAAGAGCAGGGAAAATACACAAGGACTAAATATGGCAGAGTTGAGTTCAGCCTTGGAAGAAGATGAAGGGCCAGCTGTGCCTTGGAAGTCCAGTGAAGATGCAGAGAGTTCTGCATTTACTTCTTATAAGGGCAAAAGACTaactgaaaatgctgctgaactGGAAGGTCAGACAGGTCAAGGAGGGTGCTGTGAGGGTAAGGAGAATGAAGAGGAGTGCCCTGAGCTGGTCAGCTCATCAGCTTTAAGTGAGGAATTCAGTCATTACAG TAGTGAAGAGTGTATTGTTCCCATTGCTGGGCACAGAACAAGGACTAAGAGCGTCACATCGGTCAGAAGTGTTGGGAGCTGTTCAACCATTCCTCCG GAGCTGGTGAAACAGAAGATAAAGCGTCAGCTGACCAAGCAGCAGAAATCTGCTCTGAAGCAACGTCTGCAAAAAGGGGAGGCAAATATTTACACCAAACAACGTCGAGAAAATATGCACAACATTAAGTCAAGCTTGGATGCAGCCAGTTTCTGGGGATAA
- the RIOK2 gene encoding serine/threonine-protein kinase RIO2 isoform X2: protein MGKLNVVMLRYLSREHFRVLTAVEMGMKNHEIVPASLIASIASLKHGGCNKILRELAKHKLLAYERTKTVQGYRLTNAGYDYLALKTLSFRQVISSVGNQMGVGKESDIYIVANEEEQQFALKLHRLGRTSFRNLKNKRDYHKHRHKMSWLYLSRIAAMKEFAYMKALHDREFPVPKPIDYNRHAVVMELVDGYPLCQVRQMEDPAAVYCELMDLIVKLANHGLIHGDFNEFNLILDNNDHATLIDFPQMMSTSHANAEWYFNRDVNCIKEFFKKRFNYESELFPTFKDIRRECSLDKEIAASGYVKEMQEDGELLYPTGSDEDDKTEVLELPEDAEKELNFFSKNEQNSEDFTCEVGDFSESRASDSAASSSEEEADTAKSRENTQGLNMAELSSALEEDEGPAVPWKSSEDAESSAFTSYKGKRLTENAAELEGQTGQGGCCEGKENEEECPELVSSSALSEEFSHYSEECIVPIAGHRTRTKSVTSVRSVGSCSTIPPELVKQKIKRQLTKQQKSALKQRLQKGEANIYTKQRRENMHNIKSSLDAASFWG from the exons ATGGGGAAGCTGAACGTGGTGATGCTGCGGTACCTGTCCCGGGAGCACTTCAGGGTGCTGACCGCG GTGGAAATGGGCATGAAGAATCATGAAATAGTTCCTGCTAGCTTAATTGCTTCCATTGCCAGCCTTAAACACGGTGGCTGTAATAAAATTTTGAGAGAGCTGGCGAAGCACAAACTTCTGGCTTACGAACGAACTAAGA CTGTCCAGGGTTATCGGTTAACTAATGCAGGATATGATTACCTGGCTCTGAAAACTCTCTCATTCCGACAAGTCATCAGTTCTGTGGGGAACCAGATGGGTGTTGGAAAAGAATCAG ATATTTATATTGTTGCCAATGAAGAGGAGCAACAGTTTGCACTGAAATTGCACAGGCTGGGGAGAACCTCCTTTCGCAACCTGAAAAACAAACGTGACTACCACAAGCACAGGCACAAAATGTCCTGGCTGTACTTGTCCCGGATAGCAGCAATGAAGGAGTTTGCCTACATGAAG GCTTTGCACGACAGAGAATTTCCTGTTCCAAAACCCATCGACTACAACAGGCATGCAGTTGTTATGGAACTTGTTGATGGATATCCTTT GTGCCAGGTGCGCCAAATGGAAGATCCTGCTGCTGTATACTGTGAATTAATGGACCTGATTGTAAAACTTGCCAATCATGGTCTGATCCATGGCGATTTCAATGAGTTTAATCTCATCTTGGACAATAATGACCATGCCACTTTGATTGATTTCCCTCAGATGATGTCAACATCACATGCAAATGCTGAATG GTATTTTAACAGAGATGTTAACTGTATTAAGGAGTTCTTCAAGAAACGCTTCAACTATGAGAGTGAGCTCTTCCCAACCTTCAAAGACATCAG GAGAGAGTGTTCTCTTGATAAAGAGATTGCTGCCAGTGGCTATGTGAAGGAGATGCAGGAAGATGGTGAACTGCTTTACCCCACAGGTTCTGATGAGGATGACAAAACAGAGGTGTTAGAACTTCCAGAGGATGCTGAGAAAGAGCTCAACTTCTTCAGCAAAAATGAACAGAACAGTGAAGACTTCACATGTGAAGTGGGTGATTTCTCTGAAAGCAGAGCCTCTGACAGCGCTGCaagcagcagtgaggaagaggCTGATACAGCTAAGAGCAGGGAAAATACACAAGGACTAAATATGGCAGAGTTGAGTTCAGCCTTGGAAGAAGATGAAGGGCCAGCTGTGCCTTGGAAGTCCAGTGAAGATGCAGAGAGTTCTGCATTTACTTCTTATAAGGGCAAAAGACTaactgaaaatgctgctgaactGGAAGGTCAGACAGGTCAAGGAGGGTGCTGTGAGGGTAAGGAGAATGAAGAGGAGTGCCCTGAGCTGGTCAGCTCATCAGCTTTAAGTGAGGAATTCAGTCATTACAG TGAAGAGTGTATTGTTCCCATTGCTGGGCACAGAACAAGGACTAAGAGCGTCACATCGGTCAGAAGTGTTGGGAGCTGTTCAACCATTCCTCCG GAGCTGGTGAAACAGAAGATAAAGCGTCAGCTGACCAAGCAGCAGAAATCTGCTCTGAAGCAACGTCTGCAAAAAGGGGAGGCAAATATTTACACCAAACAACGTCGAGAAAATATGCACAACATTAAGTCAAGCTTGGATGCAGCCAGTTTCTGGGGATAA